A genomic window from Litoribacterium kuwaitense includes:
- a CDS encoding globin domain-containing protein translates to MSPFEQTAFEKLGGHQFLKELVEKFYQLVGNHPDLAPLFPEDFTETKRKQAQFLTQFLGGPSLYTDEHGHPRLRARHLPFPITPHRAEAWLQCMRQALEETPGDIAEKQHLFERLTLTAHHMINTPQDGS, encoded by the coding sequence ATGAGTCCATTTGAACAAACAGCCTTTGAAAAGCTGGGTGGTCATCAGTTCCTGAAGGAGCTTGTTGAAAAATTCTATCAACTTGTCGGAAACCATCCTGACCTGGCTCCGTTGTTTCCTGAGGATTTTACTGAAACAAAGCGTAAACAGGCTCAGTTCCTTACGCAATTTTTAGGTGGGCCTTCCTTGTATACTGATGAGCATGGTCACCCTCGCCTTCGCGCTAGACATCTGCCATTTCCTATTACACCGCATCGTGCCGAAGCTTGGCTACAATGCATGAGGCAAGCTTTAGAAGAAACACCTGGTGATATAGCGGAAAAACAGCATCTGTTTGAGCGACTGACGCTCACAGCACACCACATGATTAATACACCTCAAGATGGAAGTTAA
- a CDS encoding CYTH domain-containing protein has translation MTFKEPHPSNEGRLETHIPLNSQSAQDLIATGNVAAIKDLVEHLRSRDYSIDQLCWLGSITTHRAEVKLSSGLLVFDHSIYAQTEDWELEFETKTVQRGEKDFKALLHSHQIPRRPAANKIERFCLAQGYQ, from the coding sequence CTGACTTTTAAGGAGCCCCACCCATCAAATGAAGGGCGGCTTGAGACACATATTCCGCTCAATTCCCAATCAGCCCAAGATCTTATTGCAACAGGCAACGTTGCAGCGATTAAGGATCTCGTCGAGCATTTACGTTCACGCGACTATTCAATCGACCAGCTTTGCTGGCTCGGCTCGATCACGACGCACCGAGCAGAAGTCAAGCTGTCGAGTGGGCTACTCGTTTTTGATCATAGCATTTATGCACAAACAGAAGATTGGGAGTTAGAATTTGAGACGAAAACCGTCCAACGAGGAGAAAAGGATTTCAAAGCCTTGCTTCACTCGCACCAAATTCCCCGGAGACCAGCAGCCAATAAAATTGAGCGTTTTTGTCTCGCTCAGGGGTATCAATAG